The following proteins are co-located in the Gammaproteobacteria bacterium genome:
- the queG gene encoding tRNA epoxyqueuosine(34) reductase QueG, translating into MPVNVDNFASLGDSIRRWATELGFQQTGFAGIDLAADEKAFQHWLQLGYHGTMDYMQRHGTRRSRPAELRPGTASIISVRMDYWPQDAADADTVLQTPQLAYISRYALGRDYHKVMRRRLQQLADRITAEVGQFGYRVFVDSGPVLEKPLARNAGLGWIGKHTNLINSQAGSYFFLGELLTDLPLPPDSPATEHCGSCRACLDACPTDAIVAPFRLDARRCVSYLTIELRGPIPVALRPLVGNRVFGCDDCQLVCPWNKFARPTDEGDFRPRHGLDAAGLVELFGWTEQEFLDRTAGSPIRRIGHECWLRNIAVALGNAPGTETVVAALRGRASHPSELVREHVAWALERHGF; encoded by the coding sequence ATGCCCGTAAATGTGGACAACTTTGCCAGCCTTGGCGACAGCATTCGCCGCTGGGCAACCGAGCTGGGATTTCAGCAGACTGGATTTGCCGGGATTGATCTTGCAGCGGATGAAAAAGCATTCCAGCACTGGCTGCAGCTTGGCTACCACGGCACGATGGATTACATGCAGCGCCATGGCACGCGGCGCTCACGGCCCGCCGAGCTTAGGCCCGGCACGGCGAGCATCATTTCCGTGCGGATGGATTACTGGCCGCAGGACGCGGCGGATGCCGACACTGTCCTGCAAACCCCGCAGCTGGCCTATATCTCCCGCTATGCGCTCGGACGCGATTACCACAAGGTAATGCGCCGCAGGTTGCAGCAACTGGCCGACAGGATTACGGCAGAGGTTGGCCAGTTTGGCTACCGCGTTTTTGTCGACAGCGGCCCGGTGCTGGAAAAGCCCCTGGCACGCAATGCCGGGCTTGGCTGGATCGGTAAACACACCAACCTGATCAACAGCCAGGCCGGCTCGTACTTTTTCCTCGGTGAGTTACTCACCGACCTGCCGCTACCGCCGGACTCCCCGGCAACCGAACACTGCGGCAGCTGCCGCGCATGCCTCGACGCCTGCCCGACTGATGCCATCGTTGCCCCATTCAGGCTGGATGCACGCCGCTGCGTCTCCTATCTCACCATTGAATTGCGTGGCCCCATCCCGGTCGCCCTGCGACCGCTGGTCGGCAACCGGGTTTTTGGTTGTGACGACTGCCAGCTGGTGTGCCCCTGGAACAAGTTTGCCCGCCCGACTGACGAAGGTGACTTCCGGCCTCGTCACGGGCTCGATGCAGCCGGGCTGGTCGAGCTGTTTGGCTGGACCGAGCAGGAATTTCTCGACCGCACCGCTGGCAGCCCGATCCGCCGAATCGGCCACGAATGCTGGCTGCGAAATATCGCCGTGGCGCTCGGCAATGCACCAGGCACCGAAACTGTCGTGGCCGCTTTGCGTGGCCGGGCGTCGCACCCGTCAGAGCTGGTGCGCGAGCATGTGGCCTGGGCCCTGGAACGCCACGGTTTTTAG
- a CDS encoding polyphosphate kinase 2 family protein produces the protein MPKSVLKKFVAAPSPHLVPFDGSFRVADSHTTPPVDWLLNKKQARKELDLQISQLRDQQRRLYAHNEWAVLLVFQAMDAAGKDGTIRHVMSGINPAGCQVFSFKQPSAEELDHDFLWRTTRRLPERGRIGVFNRSHYEEVLVVRVHPEYLKYQRIPNMPPLNRLWRDRYKSIEQHERHLARNGTAIIKFWLNLSRDEQKRRFLARLNDPDKNWKFSMADVEEREYWYDYMTAYEDAINATARPWAPWYAIPADDKNYMRLEVARILLATLEGLNLSYPEVEGEQRARFDEMRERLESEQ, from the coding sequence ATGCCCAAATCAGTGCTGAAGAAATTCGTGGCTGCGCCCAGCCCTCACCTGGTGCCGTTCGATGGCAGCTTTCGCGTGGCTGACAGTCACACAACGCCGCCGGTTGACTGGCTGCTGAACAAGAAACAGGCGCGCAAGGAGCTGGACCTGCAGATCAGTCAGCTGCGCGACCAGCAGCGCCGGCTGTATGCGCATAACGAGTGGGCCGTGTTACTGGTCTTTCAGGCGATGGATGCGGCCGGTAAGGACGGCACCATTCGCCACGTGATGTCAGGAATAAACCCTGCCGGTTGCCAGGTGTTTTCGTTCAAACAGCCATCGGCTGAAGAACTGGATCATGACTTCCTGTGGCGCACCACGCGACGGCTGCCGGAGCGCGGGCGCATCGGGGTATTCAACCGCAGCCACTACGAAGAAGTCCTGGTGGTGCGGGTACACCCCGAGTACCTGAAATATCAGCGCATACCCAACATGCCGCCACTGAACCGGCTTTGGCGTGACCGTTACAAGTCTATCGAACAGCATGAACGGCACCTGGCCCGTAACGGCACGGCAATAATCAAGTTCTGGCTCAATCTGTCGCGCGATGAACAGAAAAGGCGATTTCTCGCCCGGCTCAACGATCCGGACAAGAACTGGAAATTCTCGATGGCTGACGTCGAGGAACGTGAGTACTGGTACGACTACATGACTGCATACGAGGACGCAATCAATGCCACGGCACGGCCGTGGGCGCCCTGGTATGCCATCCCGGCCGACGACAAGAACTACATGCGGCTGGAGGTCGCGCGGATATTGCTGGCGACGCTGGAGGGCCTGAATCTCAGCTACCCGGAGGTCGAAGGCGAGCAACGCGCGCGATTTGATGAAATGCGCGAGCGGCTGGAGAGCGAACAATGA